The genomic region TTTCCTTCTGAAATCCATAGCCTCCATCCAGCACAAGCCAGGCCACAGGGGAATCAGTATGTGCTCCGTCCTCCCCTCTGCGGACCTTCCTTTCCACCACCTGCTTCCTTCCCAAGCAAGCCCCACCCCAGGGACAGCAAATCCATCTGAAAAGCAGCGGTGACTGGGTTTTACGACTCAAGAAATGAAATAGCTCTTCTAATATCTTCTAGATAACAATGCCCACATTTAGACCAAAGCGGTGCCTGTCCTTTATTTCCATTCATCGACTTCTACCTAACCTTCTTATATTTGAGTTtaaaatacagtctttttttttttaacatttatttatttttgagacagagagagacagagcatgagcaggggagggtcagagagagagagggagacacagaatctgtaacaggttccaggctctgagctgtcagcccagagcccgacgcggggctcgaactcacagaccgtgagatcatgacctgagcggaagtcagccgcttaaccgactgagccacacaggcgccccaaaatacagtctttttaaaagaaaaggtcaCTGCTTCCAAATGTCTCTACATATGATGTGTTACTAGGCTTTTCAGCTACTTCTCAGGAAACACACAGAGGTGAacagttctttatttttcctctttccaaacACAGAAACCATTTCTTGAAAATTAATCACGATTACATTACCCAAGTTGAAAAGTTGAAGGGAAGGGAAGTTCTGATGTAGACCAAATCACCTTTACCATTTCTTGGAAATTAATCACGATTACATTACCCAAGTTGAAAAGTTGAAGGGAAGGGAAATTCTGATGTGGACCAGGTCAgctttacattaaatttttaagaatattcttgatgttcagataaaataaaaacaacacgaGCATGAATCATGCTCTTCGGATATAAGCACCATCACCCTAGAAAGGGACAGCCCCTGGAGGGTAGACACCCAAGCCAATAGGCAAGATATTTTCCTGAGCTATGAAGCATCCTGCAATCCTTGTGCTGTTTTGTCTGCCAGTCTGCTCTGCTCATCCACTGAATGGAGCAGTGAGGGAAAAGGACCCGAGCACGGATCTTGTCCAGGTACATCGTGATGGCGGCCACTGCAGCCACTGGCCAGTCCCCCAGGGAAAAGGAAGCTGCCTGCTTGGTCTTGCAACACAAACTAGGCTGGTTTGATTGTCAGTCACTGTGTTGGACTAAGGTAGCATCGGACACCTCGAGTGCTAGAGGTGGGTGTCCCTACGTTtgagcagagagggaagagaggtgcAGGAAGGGAATAGGGACTAGAAGTCTGAGCTCCTCGAGGTTGTATGAACACACTGGCGGCTGCTTTGGCGCTAAGGGGAGGAACAAATGGGAAGTGCTCGAAACTTCTCTGGCTTTAGAATTTCTTTGGTGGAAATAATTAGGGCCGAGGAACATGCTCATTGTGACTTTCCAATAATTTCAGGTAATACTGTTCATGTTGTTACTCATCGTGTTTAGGCAAAAGATTTAATCCCCGTTAAGTCTTGAACCAGGAGTGGAGTAACTGTATATTTCTGCCCCCTTCCTGCCTTTAACACCGTTCCTTTGCTCTAGGTGGACACACGTCCTTTACACTCCCTAGATGGGTTGCTGACTAACTCAAGACCTGTTCAATAAAGCCAGTTTGATCTTTTAAATTACGCAgtgaagtttttgttgtttaacatCCCACTAGCAACACCTGGAGAACTACTACGACCTCGCAAAGGATGTGACACAGTTTGTCAGAAGAAGGCACAGCGGACCTGTCGTTAAAAAAGTCCGAGAAATGCAGAAGTTCCTCGGGTTGGAGGTGACGGGGAAGCTGGACCCTGACACTCTGGCGATGATACGCAAGCCCCGGTGCGGCGTTCCCGACGTGGGCCAGTTCACCGCCTTCCCTGGCCTGCCGAAGTGGAGGAAAACTCACCTCACCTACAGGTAACGGGTCCAAAGGTAACAATCACGTCACACTGCGATTTTACCAAGTACCATCGCAGGGGAAAATAATCTCTtcgatttttttcttaaaggattgTGAATTACACACTGGATTTGCCGAGAGAGGCTGTTGACTCTGCCTTTGAGAAGGCTCTGAAAGCCTGGGAGGAGGTGACACCACTTACTTTCTCCAAGATTTCCGAAGGAGAGGCTGACATAATGATCTTTTTTGCGgttagaggtaaaaaaaaaaattacatgtatcaTCTATCTGGCGCTTACTGGAAAAGGGCATAAAGAAATTCTAAACGCTtgtattaccattattttttttccctctgccagaACATGGAGACTTTATCCCTTTTGATGGATCAGGAAACGTTTTGGCTCATGCCTATCCACCTGGCCCTGGTTTAGATGGAGATGTTCACTTTGATGATGACGAGCTGTGGAGGAAGGATAAATCAGGTGGGCACCAGGTTCTCTGGATGGTTTCAGGAACAACGTCTAACGCTATCCAAGAATAGTTAGATCATTCAGTATGAGCAGTAAATGTAACATCCTAATAACTAAAATTTGTGATGGTTTGAGTGCTAACAGCTAGAAGCACTGGTGTTTCAATCATCATTGATGAACATTTTCTAATGTCTGTGTTTGCTTCCTTGCTCCCAACAAGCACAATATGGGAGGCACCATTCAATCTTATTTCCACGGCTCAGGGTCCCATGGAGCTTTTTTAGGATCAGCATGTTAACAAATGCTTCTCATTTCTTTAACTAGCAATGACAAAGGTAGAAGGAATTGCACTGAATTGGTTCCAACCTAAAATGTGCCCTggggtttcttcttttctttccatttgcctccttttctcttaaaagatcagcaaaatgccagaaaataaaggaaattgttAAGTCATCTCTTTAAGGAAACATATAACTATCTTTACATTAggagccttttctttttctaaattaattctgAAAGACTTTACTAAGTTTAAACACAATGACCAAaattaactacattttttttcGAGGGGCTTCTAAAGTTTGGAAACACACAGTTGAACAACTGTTATTTTCAAGGTGGGTCGGGATGTTCGGTGCAAATGCAAAGAGCATCTTTGCTGAGGGTACACACGTGCCGCGAACAACGATCTTGCTTTATTGGAACGACCATTCTTTTCTGCATAATTGCTTGGAGACTTGCTTAAATAATTTCTACtattaatttcaataaaaatttttagaaggtAAAGAAAAGCTGAAGCCAGCTGTGTTTGTGCTGCAGAAAGCTGTTATTGGACATATTTCTATTCTAAGCTAGAGATTGTACCTATCCATTGGCACTGACTACAGAAGACGTTTGTTAACCACCAAAAATTGTGTGATTATgtttgaagaagaggaaggacaaGTCAGATTAAGTCCTCACAGGAAATGACTAGTTTTGTTGTGTAAGAGTGGAGGAACATGGCGAATACCCTGTGATTAATTTGAACTTAGGTTACAGCTGGCACATGTTACTAAATTTGAACAATAACTAACTTTGTATTTGTAGAGACAATGAAGAGTTATCTGTATTGACATGTAGTCTTGGTACttccaaaaaattattttggaaacaaTGTTTATCACTGTCAGTCTAGGCAAAATGACCAGGTTTTCCTGGCTGAAGAGAAAACTGGGGAGGAGGAATATGGTGAAACCATCTCTTATTATATTGACTTCAAGTCaaccttgaaaaataattaaatttctaTGAAGTATGGAATATGCCAATCAACGAACGAATCCACAAATAAGGAGAATAGTACCACGTGGTCCCAAGGATAGTCACTGGCATGTGTTTATACGTATGTGTTCACAGAACAGCTTTTCAATTCTGAACATTTATGGTTTTTCAAATAGGAACCAACTTATTCCTCGTTGCTGCTCATGAACTCGGCCATTCCCTGGGTCTCTATCACTCGGCGGACCCCACAGCTTTGATGTATCCCGTCTACAACCCACGCACAGACCTGACCCGCTTCCACTTGCCCAAGATGATGTGAACGGCATCCAGTCCCCGTATGGTGAGTGATGCTGGAAAAAGGAGGCATTGGAGCTTTGCAGCCATGGTCTTCGGGAAAGCTTTAAAATGCTGCATAAAGCATTTGCAATCCGTCTCAACACACTCAGAGAGTGTTTGGAAAGCATAGAAATTGACGGAAGCATCCCATTTCTCCTCATGTTTGGTCCCCACATCTGTTTCCTTTAGGACCTCCCCCTATGTCATCCCCTGATGGCCCCGCGGCACCCACGGAATCTGTGCCTCCAGAACCTGGGACACCAGCCACGTGCGATCCTGCTTTGTCCTTCGATGCCGTCagctctctgaggggagaaatcCTGTTCTTTAAAGACAGGTCAGACCAGAAGATTCTATTTCCCTatctattcttttaatgtacaatgcttcaaaaggaaaacagaaacttgacagaaatatttaaataagatatttcCTCTACACTTTACAATCATTCAGATCTGGTTCTTATTGCATTTTATCATCTCCTTAAAGTAGCCTGGATCATTTTTTTTACAGACGTACGAAGGATGATTCTGGGTCACTAGAATGTAAGCCAGGTGAAGGCACGGGGTTCTCTCTGTGTTGTTCACTCTTTGATCCTGGGGGCCTATAACGGGCCCAGGACATGCAGTGTGTAAGGCGAACAACTGAATGATTGGTGTATTGGTGTATTTAACTATCATAAACCAGGTAACTTCTACTTCTGGAAGTCGAGCCGTACCTTGACCTGTGCTAACAAATGCTACTATTTAAACTGATTAATTTGAGAAAAAGTGATATATGTCTCTGGCACAATATTAACATAGCACcaaaaaacacagaaggaaaagcgAAATCTCTCTCCCGTCTCTGACCTAGGTAGTCCCTATTCTCCCCGTAGGTTCAACCACTGCTAACAACTTCCTTCATCTCTTTACAAAGCTATTCTATTCACATACAAACATAAATGGGTatgttttttcttacttttaaaaaaaatactaatgagGGCATAATATACATACCATTTTATGGACTTCTAGAGTGGTGTAGCTTATcgattaaataaaaattacttaagagACAGCCTGTGCAGGAAATAAGTCTCCAGGGGAAAGGTGCCGTCTCTGTACCAAGCGGTAAAGACACATCTTCATCCCCAGAGATGGGACGTTTAGAGCCAAGAAGGCTGGGTAAACAACCCTTGCTACTTTTTACTATGTGCTCCCCCAGCCCAAAGTCCGTTGAGGATTCCTTACTAATTAAAGATCCCACAGTTCAGTTCTCCTTGCTCTGTCAATGCCTCACAGATTTATGGTTTCTTTGTCTCGAAACTATGACAATTCCCTACGTCACTCACTTCTCTGGGTCCCAATTTCATTATTGGGCCTCCACATGCACGTAATACAACTTCGGTTTTTTTTCTCTGGTTAATCTGCCTCACATAAATTTAATTCTACCTGAAGGTAGAGTAGAATTCTCCTTCCCTTCAATGGGCACTGAGCTAAGTAGTTATATTACCATGGATTTCATCACCTTGGATCATAGGAAAGAAGATGGCCCAGTACAGACTTCTGAGTTGTCAttgatggaaagagagagaatatgttcttttatatatacactgaaaggagaaaaacaattgtaattaatttttatgttttccagatatttttggCGTAGATCTCGCTGGAACCTTGAACCTGAATTTCATTTGATTTCTACATTTTGGCCCTCTCTCCCATCAGGCTTGGATGCTGCCTATGAAGTTAATAACAAGGATACCGTCTTTGTGTTTAAAGGCAAATAAGATATAAGAATTTTAAGCTGTTGGAAAAGTTCTCTTGCCAAAATTTCACTGACGTGAATTTTCTCCATTATGttaaattttatatgatttattaCTGCAAAGACCTAGTGCCAATACTTAGACAAGATGTGTATAAGAACATTCTAAGTTTTACTTTCCATTATTCAGtgacactggggcacctggctgagtGTCCaaattcttgatctcgggtcaAGTCTTTTtgttaaaacaatttctttttaatttttttaatgtttatttatttttgagagagacagacagacagagtgtgagtgggggagggtcagagagagagagggagacacagaatctgaagtaggctccaggctccgagctgtcagcacagagcccgacgtggggctcaaactcacaaattgtgagatcataacctgaaccaaagtcagatgcttaactttggctgagccacccaggctcccccaaattttttttaatgtgtacttatttttgagaaagagagacagagcacaagcaggggaagggcagagagagggagacacagaattagaagcaggctgcaggctctgaactgtcagcacagagcccaacacagggcttgaacccacgaacagtgagatcatcacctgagccaaagtctgatgcttaactgactgagccacccaggtgcccctcagctcaggtcttgatctcagggtcatgagttcaagccccacgttgggctctatgcaccgggcatgaagcctgcttaaaaaaaaaaaattcaatgataCCTAAATAATAGAAGCTACCCCACGTTCATGAACAGGGAAATAGTAATAATGTAATGTAGGAAACATAGAGACAGTGTAGTAAAAATATCAACTTATCTATAAATACAAGATATTTTCCATTCAAATGCCAAAATAGTTTTCATGGAACTTGACAAATCGGTTCCCTAACTTGCGTGGGAAAGCAAAGGCCGAGAATAGCCAGGGTACAGCTGGAGgagaatgagccagggaggacAAGCCAGGGAGGACGAGCCAGGGAGGACGAGCCAGGGAGGACGAGCCGGGGACGATGGCCGCATGCTGGAACTGGAGTGGAGAACACCGTGTCAGCGTGTTGACACTAACAGGCGGCCAGgactctctggccctttctcaGATTTTACACCTGCTGGTTCAGTCTCTTCCACTGTGAATATGCTCTTTGAGTTCTTTAACTTCTGGAGTCAGCGCTGCTAACATATCTTCCTAGGAATGTGTCCATTCTGTCCATTTTCAAATCGACTGGGATGAAGCTTTCTgagtattattttgttatttcactTATCGCTGAAGTTCTGttgcctttctccttcctgctcttGGGTCTTTGTGCCTCTCTCTTCGCCCATCTCATCGGATAACAGGATACTTAACAATTTCATTCGGCATCTCAGAGGACTCTCAGCTGTGTCATCCCCTCTCTGCATTTTGATTTTCTGTCCACGTCACTATTGCCCACGTTTTTGCTGTTTTTGAATGTATTCTGTTACTGTTTTTTATAACTTCAGTTTGGTACTCCCagccctttcttctttcctggtaTAAACATTTATGCCTAAAAATATCCCTGTCTTCTCAACTTTTGTTCCATTCCTACCAGTTTTGATGTGTAGTAGTttcattgtgttcatttttaagtttttagaaatttttttccatttttaatttttccccttgcTTCAGAGTTATTTGGGAGTGTTTGTAAACATCAAACTCTGtggggatttttaaaagtcaggtaTTTCTGACAATCTCACTTttatgaggaaaaaatgaaatcacctgAAGTTGCATTGGCTACTGTAAATGTTCTCTAACTCTGAGGCGTTGCTTTCACCCGGTAATTTATGTGACACTTATTTATCCTTGCAATGTGCCAGGCAGGGTACTTCTTAGTGTAGTTCAAACCCGAAAGAGGCTCCTATTCTGGAGAGGGCAGCAGGGCTGAAATCGAACGCGTTAGGAATGATAAGAGCTGGGATTGAGAGGAGCTCGCAGGTGCCATGGGGGACAGCGCTGGCCCTGCATCCAGGGCTCAGCAAAGACCCTGGGACGGGATGATGGTCAAGATGAGTGCTGACGGAGAACTTTGTTGTGTGGAAAAGTACCGAGTGTGTAGAGTGGAAAGGCCTTCAAGGAGGAGGGACAGTCTACACAAAGGCAAGAGTACATCTGGAGCTGCCCAGACAGGTGCAGGTCATTCGGGTGAGGCAAGACAGACACACGACAGACTGTGTTTTAGGTCAGTTACCCTGGCAATAACGTTAGGGAGGGATTCGGGGCATGGCAGGGGTTGTGATGAAGTAAAAGCAGAGAGACTGATGAGCATTCAGTGTCCTGATTCACTCACATTTGGGTGGCCTCCTAGGCTATTCATAAGAAGCACAGTCTGGACTAGTGACCATGTGGGACCCAAGAAAAGTATCCAATAAGTACCTGACTTTGTGATGTGCAGTTACAAGAGGGTTCCTAGGTAGAAACTCAGACCAAGGAGTCACCAGCAATTTTAAGAGATGACCAGGACGAGTCACTGTAATTACAAACTGCAATCAACTGTATTAtttatagataataaatataagaCCCAGAAAGGACAGAGACCAGAGTTaactactcattcattcattcactcattcagggAATGTTTGCTAAATACTGTCACCTGGGCGTTGGGTTAGTGGTTGGAACTAAAACCAGAATTTCCTGTTTCCCACAACAATGTGCTAATAGCTTCTCTAAAACCACAAGGTTTCACTAAAATTTCTTGGCTTCcttttttcaaaggaaatcaCTTCTGGGCCATCAGAGGAACTGAGGTACAAACAGGTTATCCAAAAGACATCCACACCCTGGGTTTTCCTCCAGCCTTGGGAAAAATAGATGCCGCTGTTTCtgatgaggaaaagaagaaaacgtACTTCTTTGTAGAGGACAAATACTGGCTGTAAGACGCGGTTGGAATGACTCTGTAAGGAGCCTGGTTAGGGACGTTAGGTTCTTTCTTTACGGATATCCTCCCTCCAGTCCCACCCTCTAACTTGGTCTAACCTCCAACTTCCT from Panthera uncia isolate 11264 chromosome D1, Puncia_PCG_1.0, whole genome shotgun sequence harbors:
- the LOC125910782 gene encoding LOW QUALITY PROTEIN: stromelysin-1-like (The sequence of the model RefSeq protein was modified relative to this genomic sequence to represent the inferred CDS: inserted 1 base in 1 codon); the protein is MKHPAILVLFCLPVCSAHPLNGAVREKDPSTDLVQQHLENYYDLAKDVTQFVRRRHSGPVVKKVREMQKFLGLEVTGKLDPDTLAMIRKPRCGVPDVGQFTAFPGLPKWRKTHLTYRIVNYTLDLPREAVDSAFEKALKAWEEVTPLTFSKISEGEADIMIFFAVREHGDFIPFDGSGNVLAHAYPPGPGLDGDVHFDDDELWRKDKSGTNLFLVAAHELGHSLGLYHSADPTALMYPVYNPRTDLTRFXLAQDDVNGIQSPYGPPPMSSPDGPAAPTESVPPEPGTPATCDPALSFDAVSSLRGEILFFKDRYFWRRSRWNLEPEFHLISTFWPSLPSGLDAAYEVNNKDTVFVFKGNHFWAIRGTEVQTGYPKDIHTLGFPPALGKIDAAVSDEEKKKTYFFVEDKYWLFDENSQSMEQGFPRLIADDFPGVGPKVDAVFQEFGFFHFFRGPLHFEFDPNAKMVTRVLKSNNWLYC